From the Quercus lobata isolate SW786 chromosome 6, ValleyOak3.0 Primary Assembly, whole genome shotgun sequence genome, one window contains:
- the LOC115993901 gene encoding alcohol dehydrogenase 1, translating to MSSTTAAQVIRCKAAVAWEAGKPLVIEEVEVAPPQAMEVRLKILFTSLCHTDVYFWEAKGQTPLFPRIFGHEAGGIVESIGEGVTDLKPGDHVLPVFTGECKECRHCKSEESNMCDLLRINTDRGVMLNDGKSRFSINGQPIYHFVGTSTFSEYTVVHVGCVAKINPAAPLDKVCVLSCGISTGLGATLNVAKPKKGSTVAIFGLGAVGLAAAEGARIAGASRIIGVDLNAKRFDEAKKFGVTEFVNPKDHDKPVQEVIAEMTGGGVDRSVECTGSINAMISAFECVHDGWGVAVLVGVPNKDDAFKTHPMNILNEKTLKGTFFGNFKPRSDLPSVVERYMNKELELEKFITHEVPFSEINKAFEYMLKGDGLRCIIRMDA from the exons atgtCTTCAACCACTGCTGCTCAAGTCATACGTTGCAAAG CTGCTGTAGCATGGGAAGCTGGAAAGCCACTAGTGATAGAAGAAGTGGAAGTGGCACCACCACAGGCCATGGAGGTTCGTCTCAAGATCCTCTTCACCTCCCTCTGCCACACTGATGTTTACTTCTGGGAAGCAAAG GGACAGACTCCATTGTTTCCTCGCATATTTGGTCATGAAGCTGG TGGGATTGTTGAGAGCATTGGTGAGGGTGTGACGGACCTCAAACCTGGTGACCATGTGCTTCCTGTCTTCACCGGAGAGTGCAAGGAGTGTCGGCACTGCAAATCAGAGGAGAGTAACATGTGTGACCTCCTGAGGATAAACACTGACCGAGGCGTGATGCTCAATGATGGCAAGTCGAGATTTTCAATTAATGGACAACCCATTTACCATTTTGTTGGGACTTCCACCTTTAGTGAATACACTGTGGTACATGTTGGTTGTGTTGCCAAAATTAATCCTGCTGCTCCTCTAGACAAAGTTTGTGTTCTCAGCTGTGGAATCTCAACAG GTCTTGGTGCTACCTTGAATGttgcaaaaccaaaaaaagggtCAACAGTAGCAATTTTTGGATTGGGGGCTGTTGGTCTAGCT GCTGCTGAAGGGGCTAGAATTGCTGGTGCTTCAAGGATTATTGGGGTTGATCTGAATGCTAAGCGTTTTGATGAAG CCAAGAAATTCGGTGTCACTGAGTTTGTCAACCCAAAAGACCATGACAAGCCTGTTCAAGag GTGATTGCTGAAATGACTGGTGGGGGAGTTGACCGAAGTGTTGAGTGTACTGGAAGTATCAATGCTATGATTTCTGCATTCGAATGTGTTCATGAT GGATGGGGTGTTGCAGTACTTGTTGGTGTCCCGAACAAAGATGATGCATTCAAAACTCATCCAATGAATATCTTAAATGAGAAGACTCTCAAAGGTACGTTTTTTGGCAATTTCAAACCACGATCTGACCTACCTTCTGTGGTTGAAAGGTACATGAACAAG GAGCTTGAGCTGGAGAAGTTTATTACCCATGAAGTCCCATTCTCAGAGATCAACAAGGCCTTTGAGTATATGCTTAAAGGTGATGGTCTCCGGTGTATCATCCGCATGGATGCATAG